Proteins from a genomic interval of Nematostella vectensis chromosome 12, jaNemVect1.1, whole genome shotgun sequence:
- the LOC125557219 gene encoding histone H4, with translation MSGRGKGGKGLGKGGAKRHRKILRDNIQGITKPAIRRLARRGGVKRISGLIYEETRGVLKVFLENVIRDAVTYTEHAKRKTVTAMDVVYALKRQGRTLYGFGG, from the coding sequence atgtctggTCGTGGTAAAGGCGGTAAAGGTCTTGGCAAGGGTGGAGCAAAGAGACATCGAAAGATCCTGCGTGATAATATCCAGGGTATAACCAAACCTGCAATTCGCCGACTTGCTCGTCGTGGCGGTGTGAAGCGTATCTCCGGTCTTATCTATGAGGAGACCCGTGGTGTCCTCAAGGTTTTCCTTGAAAATGTCATCCGAGATGCTGTAACTTACACAGAGCATGCCAAAAGAAAGACCGTCACAGCGATGGACGTCGTGTACGCCCTGAAGCGCCAAGGGCGCACTCTGTACGGCTTCGGTGGCTAA
- the LOC125557156 gene encoding histone H3-like → MARTKQTARKSTGGKAPRKQLATKAARKSAPATGGVKKPHRYRPGTVALREIRRYQKSTELLIRKLPFQRLVREIAQDFKTDLRFQSSAVMALQEASEAYLVGLFEDTNLCAIHAKRVTIMPKDIQLARRIRGENKPNSRVV, encoded by the exons ATGGCTCGCACTAAGCAAACGGCTCGAAAATCAACTGGAGGCAAGGCTCCAAGAAAGCAGCTTGCGACCAAGGCAGCTCGTAAAAGCGCGCCAGCTACTGGAGGAGTGAAGAAACCTCACCGTTACAGACCTGGCACAGTCGCTCTCCGTGAGATCCGCCGATACCAGAAATCTACCGAGCTGTTGATCAGAAAGCTTCCTTTCCAGCGTCTAGTTCGAGAAATCGCACAAGATTTCAAGACCGATCTGAGATTCCAGAGCTCGGCCGTTATGGCTCTACAAGAAGCTAGTGAGGCCTACCTTGTTGGTTTATTTGAAGACACCAATCTCTGCGCTATTCACGCAAAACGAGTAACGATCATGCCGAAAGATATACAGCTCGCCCGCAGAATCCGAGGAG aaaacaagccTAATTCGCGAGTGGTATGA
- the LOC125557180 gene encoding histone H2A-like, which produces MSGRGKGKAKGTKSKTRSSRAGLQFPVGRIHRHLRKGNYAERVGAGAPVYLAAVLEYLSAEILELAGNAARDNKKTRIIPRHLQLAVRNDEELNRLLHGVTIAQGGVLPNIQASLLPKKTEKKSK; this is translated from the coding sequence ATGTCTGGCCGAGGCAAAGGTAAAGCTAAGGGCACCAAGTCCAAGACTCGCTCATCCCGTGCCGGACTTCAGTTCCCCGTCGGCCGTATCCATCGTCACCTCCGTAAGGGCAACTACGCTGAGAGAGTAGGCGCCGGTGCACCTGTATACCTTGCTGCAGTCctagagtatctgagtgctGAGATATTGGAGCTTGCCGGTAACGCTGCTCGTGACAACAAGAAAACGAGGATAATCCCGCGTCACCTACAGCTTGCCGTAAGAAACGACGAGGAGCTGAATAGGTTATTGCATGGTGTTACCATTGCGCAGGGCGGGGTCCTACCAAACATCCAAGCATCTCTTCTCCCGAAGAAGACCGAGAAAAAGAGCAAGTGA
- the LOC125557485 gene encoding late histone H2B.L4-like, with protein MPPKSGKKPEASKGKKNVVAGDKKKRKGRRKESYAIYIYKVLKQVHPDTGISSKAMGIMNSFVNDIFERIAAESSRLAHYNKKSTISSREIQTAIRLLLPGELAKHAVSEGTKAVTKYTSSK; from the coding sequence ATGCCTCCTAAATCTGGTAAGAAACCCGAAGCATCTAAAGGCAAGAAAAACGTCGTAGCTGGTGACAAAAAGAAGCGCAAAGGTCGTCGCAAGGAGAGCTACGCCATCTACATTTACAAAGTTCTGAAGCAAGTTCATCCCGACACAGGAATCTCCAGCAAAGCAATGGGCATCATGAATTCGTTCGTGAACGATATATTCGAACGCATCGCTGCAGAGTCGTCTCGACTAGCGCACTACAACAAGAAGTCCACAATCAGCTCGCGAGAGATTCAGACTGCAATTCGCCTACTACTACCAGGGGAGCTTGCCAAACACGCCGTCAGCGAGGGGACCAAAGCCGTTACTAAGTACACCAGCAGCAAGTGA
- the LOC125557143 gene encoding histone H3 isoform X2 — translation MARTKQTARKSTGGKAPRKQLATKAARKSAPATGGVKKPHRYRPGTVALREIRRYQKSTELLIRKLPFQRLVREIAQDFKTDLRFQSSAVMALQEASEAYLVGLFEDTNLCAIHAKRVTIMPKDIQLARRIRGERA, via the coding sequence ATGGCTCGCACTAAGCAAACGGCTCGAAAATCAACTGGAGGCAAGGCTCCAAGAAAGCAGCTTGCGACCAAGGCAGCTCGTAAAAGCGCGCCAGCTACTGGAGGAGTGAAGAAACCTCACCGTTACAGACCTGGCACAGTCGCTCTCCGTGAGATCCGCCGATACCAGAAATCTACCGAGCTGTTGATCAGAAAGCTTCCTTTCCAGCGTCTAGTTCGAGAAATCGCACAAGATTTCAAGACCGATCTGAGATTCCAGAGCTCGGCCGTTATGGCTCTACAAGAAGCTAGTGAGGCCTACCTTGTTGGTTTATTTGAAGACACCAATCTCTGCGCTATTCACGCAAAACGAGTAACGATCATGCCGAAAGATATACAGCTCGCCCGCAGAATCCGAGGAGAACGGGCTTAG
- the LOC125557240 gene encoding histone H2B-like: protein MPPKSGKKPEASKGKKNVVAGDKKKRKGRRKESYAIYIYKVLKQVHPDTGISSKAMGIMNSFVNDIFERIAAESSRLAHYNKKSTISSREIQTAIRLLLR, encoded by the exons ATGCCTCCTAAATCTGGTAAGAAACCCGAAGCATCTAAAGGCAAGAAAAACGTCGTAGCTGGTGACAAAAAGAAGCGCAAAGGTCGTCGCAAGGAGAGCTACGCCATCTACATTTACAAAGTTCTGAAGCAAGTTCATCCCGACACAGGAATCTCCAGCAAAGCAATGGGCATCATGAATTCGTTCGTGAACGATATATTCGAACGCATCGCTGCAGAGTCGTCTCGACTAGCGCACTACAACAAGAAGTCCACAATCAGCTCGCGAGAGATTCAGACTGCAATTCGCCTACTACTAC gatga